The following are encoded in a window of Salmo trutta chromosome 27, fSalTru1.1, whole genome shotgun sequence genomic DNA:
- the LOC115165133 gene encoding vicilin-like seed storage protein At2g18540: MEKEGRERENTIQRKIEEIHRRQQQEERQKQLEKEKEREKDNENQGEMELKDQQQKKMEKENMIMREREEAGRRNEGQNELEIEQEREMEEKQEVIIKKAEEEYMEREERGKEVSMKKDVVVNVKAKAREVFNRRKERRLEVLKGEREHIERGQQIRREKEERRLEMERKQERARQQEEQDKKREIGIARQKEMFRLREEERQREEKREEERKRAIEGHLALIRERENTIKANKREEMSEEERREIPGNYKMGETENSEEEEEKEDDQEDLIPPDKSIRRRAVDWVNKKWEKRNLKKIGRTYQREAREGYKIVHIAIPGHTRLTSTMTRAEREREKRKELLKDEERRKKLEDFNKQWREQSLLKKRTHQKLKDERERMKEKFLEQMNLEADAQINTRCPTTQHSHDSNHGQALPGWATGQQVSQEPVGSGDGQQEGPRRQQAWAENQEGSSENQQEWPENQQGVPESQQLEAPEEAETSEPTSKNRKKPSIWKRIKRSIPDLLSA; encoded by the exons atggagaaggagggaagagagagggagaacacgATACAGAGAAAGATAGAAGAGATACACAGACGACAACaacaagaggagagacagaaacaattggagaaagagaaagaaagggagaaagacaaTGAGAATCAGGGAGAGATGGAATTAAAAGATCAGCAACAGAAAAAGATGGAGAAAGAAAATAtgattatgagagagagggaggaagcaggAAGAAGAAATGAGGGGCAGAATGAActggagatagaacaggagagagagatggaagaaaaGCAGGAAGTGATTATTAAGAAAGCAGAGGAAGAGTAcatggaaagagaagagagaggaaaggaagtaaGCATGAAGAAAGATGTAGTAGTTAATGTTAAAGCTAAAGCACGGGAAGTCTTCAATAGACGTAAAGAGAGGAGGTTAGAAGTGTTGAAGGGGGAACGAGAACACATAGAAAGAGGACAACAaatcaggagggagaaggaggaaagaCGGCTGGAGATGGAAAGAAAACAGGAGAGGGCAAGACAACAAGAGGAGCAGGATAAAAAACGAGAGATTGGAATTGCCAGACAGAAAGAAATGTTCAGactaagagaggaggagaggcagagagaggaaaagagagaggaggagagaaagagagccatTGAAGGCCATTTAGctttaatcagagagagagagaacaccataAAGGCAAACAAAAGAGAGGAGATGtcagaagaggaaagaagagagatcCCTGGGAATTACAAGATGGGTGAGACAGAGaacagtgaagaggaggaggagaaggaagatgacCAGGAGGACCTTATCCCACCTGATAAAAGTATCCGAAGGAGAGCTGTGGACTGGGtgaataagaagtgggagaagagGAACCTGAAAAAGATCGGGAGAACGTATCAGAGAGAGGCTAGGGAGGGCTATAAGATCGTCCATATAG CCATCCCTGGACACACAAGGCTAACATCCACCATGAcccgggcagagagagagagggagaagaggaaggagctgctgaaggatgaggagagaaggaagaagtTGGAGGATTTCAATAAGCAGTGGAGAGAGCAGTCCCTGCTTAAAAAAAGGACTCATCAGAAACTgaaggatgagagggagaggatgaaggAAAAATTCCTGGAACAGATGAATCTGGAGGCTGATGCTCAAATCAACACCCGGTGTCCAACCACCCAACACAGCCACGATTCCAACCACGGTCAGGCATTGCCGGGATGGGCCACAGGCCAACAAGTAAGCCAAGAGCCTGTTGGATCTGGAGATGGCCAGCAGGAGGGGCCAAGGAGGCAACAGGCATGGGCAGAGAACCAGGAGGGGAGTTCAGAGAACCAGCAGGAGTGGCCAGAGAACCAACAGGGGGTGCCAGAGAGCCAGCAGCTGGAAGCTCCAGAAGAGGCTGAAACATCAGAGCCAACCTCCAAGAACAGGAAAAAGCCAAGCATCTGGAAGAGAATTAAGAGGAG CATTCCTGACTTGCTGTCTGCCTAG
- the LOC115165098 gene encoding putative uncharacterized protein DDB_G0271982, whose product MDTSSSSGRSPSPTGTVFLPPPIMWNSLYQQAEMEVQFLREEKKTCTTKEAHMLELRGKDRTIRNQKKEMDRLQVCLWEEEKKKRNGGTEKDEIIEQLQSETDHLRSLLEEVRRRRRVERGLMKEWKVEILSQREAESQREMEREEEIQREIERENDEELFKLRQIEMEEKEREERQREIERENDEEICKQKQIEMEEEERERE is encoded by the exons ATGGACACCTCTTCTTCTTCTGGACGATCTCCGTCTCCTACTGGGACTGTCTTCTTGCCCCCTCCTATCATGTGGAACAGTCT CTACCAGCAGGCAGAGATGGAGGTTCAGTTCCTGAGAGAAGAGAAAAAGACCTGTACAACGAAGGAAGCCCACATGCTTGAGTTGAGGGGGAAGGATCGAACGATCCGAAATCAGAAGAAGGAGATGGACAGACTTCAAGTCTGCCTCTGGGAGGaggaaaagaagaagagaaatGGTGGAACGGAGAAGGACGAGATCATTGAACAATTACAGTCTGAGACAGACCATCTCAGATCCCTTTTAGAAGAggtaaggaggagaagaagagtagAAAGGGGTCTAATGAAAGAGTGGAAGGTTGAAATCCTGAgccagagagaagcagagagccagagagag atggaaagagaagaagagatacagagagagattgaaagagagaatgaTGAGGAACTATTTAAACTGAGgcaaatagagatggaagagaaagaaagagaagagagacagagagagattgaaagagagaatgatgaagaaatatgtaaacagaagcaaatagagatggaagaggaagaacgagagagggag